The following coding sequences are from one Microbacterium sp. SORGH_AS_0969 window:
- a CDS encoding glycosyltransferase yields the protein MSRKIAFVLPSLVGGGAEFVTKMWATEVARRGHDVEVVLLRAREGEPTLEGVHVRHISRAGAGRASETHALRKYLLAEQPDVAIAMMTRANFQLLAVVQSLPKRLRPRVVISERNIPFAEADHSGLHVFARDKAYRALYPKADAFVAISHPVGAVFQYAARLQRERVWVIPNPAIAKSGIAFPADPQPETRSVTLVVPARVVAKKRPMLAVEIADRLAKEVDVAVHYFGVGELERDLGIVQRPYPIVLKGRVENWFDHIPANAVVLLPSAVEGFGNVLPEAASRGVPSVVGSTAFGSADAIVPGVTGFFARTDSVDEYADAVLRAMRLPRSAPRGWLGEFSTENSVDLLLRLVNSLKAD from the coding sequence ATGAGCCGTAAGATCGCGTTCGTCCTTCCTTCCCTCGTCGGCGGGGGTGCAGAGTTCGTTACGAAGATGTGGGCAACGGAGGTTGCCCGTCGCGGGCACGATGTCGAGGTCGTCCTCCTCCGCGCCCGCGAGGGTGAGCCGACTCTGGAGGGAGTGCACGTTCGACACATCTCCCGTGCCGGTGCCGGACGGGCGAGCGAGACGCATGCTCTGCGCAAGTACTTGCTGGCCGAGCAGCCAGATGTGGCGATCGCGATGATGACGCGAGCGAACTTTCAACTGCTTGCGGTGGTTCAGTCTCTTCCGAAGCGCCTTCGCCCTCGCGTGGTGATTAGCGAACGGAACATCCCGTTCGCGGAAGCCGATCACAGCGGATTGCACGTCTTTGCTCGCGACAAGGCTTATCGCGCTCTCTACCCCAAGGCCGACGCATTCGTCGCGATCTCGCACCCTGTGGGCGCGGTTTTCCAGTACGCGGCGCGCCTGCAGCGCGAGCGAGTGTGGGTGATTCCCAATCCGGCGATCGCGAAGTCGGGCATCGCGTTCCCCGCCGACCCGCAGCCCGAGACTCGTTCGGTCACGCTCGTGGTGCCCGCACGCGTGGTTGCGAAGAAGCGTCCGATGCTTGCCGTCGAGATCGCCGACCGGCTCGCGAAGGAGGTGGATGTCGCCGTCCACTACTTCGGCGTCGGTGAACTCGAACGTGACCTCGGCATCGTTCAGCGTCCCTACCCGATCGTGCTGAAGGGGCGAGTCGAGAACTGGTTCGATCACATTCCCGCGAACGCTGTCGTGTTGCTGCCCTCAGCCGTGGAAGGGTTCGGCAATGTCCTGCCCGAGGCGGCGTCTCGCGGTGTTCCGTCCGTAGTCGGCTCGACCGCCTTCGGCAGCGCGGATGCGATCGTTCCCGGAGTAACAGGGTTTTTCGCGCGGACGGACTCCGTCGATGAGTATGCCGATGCTGTTCTGCGTGCGATGCGGTTGCCGCGGTCCGCGCCGAGAGGCTGGCTGGGAGAGTTCTCTACCGAGAACAGCGTCGATCTCTTGCTACGTCTCGTGAACTCTCTGAAGGCGGATTGA
- a CDS encoding glycosyltransferase family 4 protein: MTEKRVLIEPIDPRKSKPGGVDTCIRGLIKYRPDDMDLAIVGVDAVGDASIGTWRTEEIDGRFVKFLPVYRADNTVIRPRIPHIAQLVWGVWKHRAAISADVLQTHRITTGFAIRRFFRKTRHVQFIHNDGEDSIKLGNESYFKKFTKAFRFLEKRAVKECEDVVIFNSAAAERLSQWGGNVRFSPTWFDDEYFYPADQPLEGDRTNLLWVGRFEATKDPLLAVRAIAAAGPQYSLTMLGGGSLLQKTKDLAAELGLSDRIDIRGPVEKRSVSDYLRAHSALLMTSHHEGFPRAVVESLACGLPVITTAGGEPNGLVVEGVNGTRIAERTPEDVAAAIRRVNDVKAERAIISVEGLRATILVPFVLGREASAEEEEG; encoded by the coding sequence GTGACGGAAAAGCGCGTTCTGATCGAGCCGATCGATCCTCGAAAGTCGAAGCCGGGCGGAGTGGATACCTGCATTCGCGGCCTGATCAAGTACCGTCCCGACGATATGGATCTTGCAATTGTCGGAGTCGATGCGGTCGGAGACGCATCGATTGGCACGTGGCGGACGGAAGAGATCGACGGGCGCTTCGTAAAATTCCTTCCCGTCTATCGCGCTGACAACACCGTAATCCGACCGAGAATTCCTCATATTGCACAGCTCGTCTGGGGTGTCTGGAAGCATCGAGCAGCGATTTCGGCTGATGTCTTGCAGACGCACAGAATCACGACCGGCTTTGCGATTCGCCGGTTCTTTCGCAAGACCCGTCACGTGCAGTTCATTCATAACGACGGCGAAGACAGTATCAAGCTCGGCAATGAGTCATACTTCAAGAAGTTCACGAAGGCTTTCCGTTTTCTCGAGAAGCGCGCTGTCAAGGAGTGCGAAGACGTCGTGATCTTCAATAGTGCGGCTGCCGAGCGGCTGAGCCAGTGGGGTGGGAACGTTCGGTTCTCTCCCACGTGGTTCGACGACGAGTACTTCTATCCCGCCGACCAGCCTCTCGAGGGAGATCGCACGAATCTCCTCTGGGTTGGGCGTTTCGAAGCGACAAAAGACCCGTTGCTCGCGGTGCGGGCCATCGCTGCCGCAGGCCCCCAATACTCTTTGACGATGCTTGGCGGCGGTTCGCTGCTGCAGAAGACCAAGGACCTTGCCGCGGAACTCGGCCTCTCTGATCGCATCGACATCAGGGGCCCCGTCGAGAAGCGAAGCGTCTCCGACTACCTCCGCGCGCACTCCGCGCTTCTGATGACTTCCCACCACGAGGGCTTCCCGCGCGCGGTAGTGGAGTCGCTCGCATGCGGACTGCCCGTCATAACCACCGCTGGTGGCGAGCCGAACGGCTTGGTGGTGGAAGGTGTCAATGGCACGCGGATTGCCGAACGTACCCCCGAGGACGTGGCGGCCGCCATCCGACGAGTCAACGACGTGAAGGCCGAGCGCGCGATTATTTCGGTCGAGGGGCTTCGTGCCACCATCCTTGTTCCGTTCGTGCTTGGTCGTGAGGCGTCCGCGGAGGAGGAGGAGGGATGA
- a CDS encoding DUF4012 domain-containing protein: MNPTKVAWIALAVVVAVLVALAAAVAIGAFIAQKELRAAVPIVSQIQDEFGSDDRATLAASVQELQGHAAAARGAADTPLWWIAEQAPFIGPTLHAVRESTVAVDELAQGVLPTLADVDPALLRPAGGAFDVAAIGALAGPISTAAAAGENAADALSGVDLADTPGVLRAPLAQLTGGVKELQPALSRANALMPYLPSIMGQDGPKNYLLLVQNNAEARGLGGIPASVVMLRFESGKMEIVQQAASGDFTNKRATPIIPLDPEVVKLYDDKIGRWSQDATSTPDFTLAADLSKAFWTETFGTPVDGVIAIDPVVLSYVLKATGPITLATGDKLTSSDAVQVLLSDVYARYPKNVDQDKFFASAAVEIFDAVSSGDFKPVPFVNAVVQSVDENRVYFHSFDSGVESAFDGSRLSGPLPTSDGPDDATVGVFVNDLTEGKLSFYTWMSADLVVDRCAGVPTYTTTVTFVNALDQATSDGLVSYVNGGRHYPKGVIGTDLQFYGPSGARFVGATIDGTDVAITTGEHLGRPVGRMWVVNGLQEAHTMTMTFEGGPQNADEAALVHTPMVNPVRTSVTEKGCG; the protein is encoded by the coding sequence ATGAACCCCACCAAGGTTGCCTGGATTGCTCTTGCCGTGGTGGTCGCCGTGCTCGTGGCGCTCGCGGCAGCGGTGGCGATCGGCGCATTCATCGCGCAGAAGGAACTGCGGGCCGCCGTGCCCATCGTTTCTCAGATCCAGGACGAATTCGGCTCGGACGATCGCGCGACGCTGGCCGCTTCCGTGCAGGAACTGCAGGGTCACGCGGCGGCCGCACGCGGTGCCGCGGACACTCCTTTGTGGTGGATTGCCGAGCAGGCACCTTTCATCGGCCCGACTCTGCACGCGGTCCGGGAGTCGACGGTCGCCGTCGACGAATTGGCGCAGGGCGTCTTGCCGACGCTTGCCGACGTCGATCCCGCGCTCCTGCGTCCTGCTGGTGGTGCTTTCGACGTCGCTGCTATCGGAGCGCTCGCCGGACCCATCTCGACAGCTGCCGCAGCGGGCGAGAATGCTGCGGACGCCCTCTCCGGGGTCGACCTCGCCGACACCCCTGGTGTCTTGCGTGCTCCGCTCGCGCAGCTGACCGGCGGGGTCAAGGAGCTCCAACCGGCCCTATCGCGCGCGAACGCTTTGATGCCGTACCTGCCGTCCATCATGGGCCAGGACGGCCCGAAGAACTATCTCCTCCTTGTTCAGAACAACGCCGAGGCCCGTGGCCTCGGCGGTATCCCGGCATCTGTTGTGATGCTGCGATTCGAGAGCGGCAAGATGGAGATCGTGCAGCAGGCCGCGAGTGGCGACTTCACGAACAAGCGGGCGACGCCGATCATCCCCCTCGACCCGGAAGTCGTGAAGCTGTACGACGACAAGATCGGACGCTGGTCCCAGGACGCGACGTCCACGCCCGATTTCACGCTGGCGGCTGACCTCTCGAAGGCGTTCTGGACCGAGACATTCGGAACGCCGGTAGATGGCGTCATCGCGATCGATCCCGTTGTCCTCTCCTATGTTCTGAAGGCGACCGGGCCTATCACACTCGCGACCGGAGACAAGCTGACCTCTTCCGATGCTGTTCAGGTTCTTCTTAGCGATGTGTACGCGCGGTATCCCAAGAACGTGGACCAAGACAAGTTCTTCGCATCAGCCGCGGTCGAGATCTTCGACGCCGTTTCATCGGGTGACTTCAAGCCCGTCCCCTTCGTGAACGCGGTCGTCCAGTCTGTCGATGAAAATCGCGTCTACTTCCACTCCTTCGATTCAGGTGTCGAATCCGCCTTCGACGGGTCGCGGCTCTCCGGTCCGCTACCGACATCAGATGGTCCAGATGACGCCACTGTCGGCGTTTTCGTGAACGACCTCACGGAGGGGAAGCTCAGTTTCTACACCTGGATGTCGGCCGATCTCGTCGTCGATCGATGCGCGGGCGTCCCTACGTACACGACGACCGTCACGTTCGTGAACGCGCTCGACCAGGCGACCTCCGATGGCTTGGTGAGCTACGTCAACGGCGGACGGCATTACCCCAAGGGTGTGATCGGAACTGATCTTCAGTTCTACGGTCCAAGCGGCGCCCGCTTCGTGGGAGCGACTATCGACGGAACGGATGTGGCGATCACGACTGGCGAGCACCTGGGGAGGCCCGTGGGACGCATGTGGGTCGTCAACGGCCTTCAGGAGGCGCACACGATGACCATGACGTTCGAAGGCGGCCCTCAGAATGCCGACGAAGCTGCACTCGTCCACACGCCGATGGTGAATCCGGTTCGCACCAGCGTGACGGAGAAGGGCTGCGGATAG
- a CDS encoding glycosyltransferase, producing MGSRRTPSVAIIGTRGYPSYYGGFETAVRRLSPYLVDHGWDVSVYGRPGAVESDDPERDLRVVSRMTSGIDSRALSTLSYGFTSTFDAARRRPDVALIMNVANGFWLPMLRARRIPTIVNVDGLEWKREKWSALGKAVFRAGAHVTAKWSTERVVDARTIGDAWQSRFGVGGEFIPYGADVPPPLPVEPGFEHRGYALLVARFVPENTVGPFFDAAERLAQTHDVIAVGSAGYGGELDERAATLDARLPRFHWFGHVHDDQRLHSLWQHAGAYFHGHNVGGTNPALVQAMAAGAPIVARDTVHSREVLGSAAGEFTGPEPAKIEAALRGLLTDPERQQRLSEAAVRRARDAYSWESVNAAYERLLRSHLRPDGDDAPRPNRQEREG from the coding sequence GTGGGATCTCGCCGCACGCCATCCGTCGCGATCATCGGTACGCGGGGCTACCCCAGCTATTACGGGGGTTTCGAAACGGCTGTCCGTCGGCTTTCGCCCTACCTCGTCGATCATGGCTGGGATGTCTCGGTGTACGGTCGCCCCGGCGCTGTCGAGTCTGACGATCCCGAACGCGATCTGCGCGTCGTTTCTCGCATGACCAGCGGGATCGACTCCCGTGCGCTCAGCACACTGTCGTACGGGTTCACGTCGACCTTCGACGCAGCTCGACGACGGCCGGACGTTGCGCTCATCATGAACGTCGCGAACGGTTTCTGGCTCCCGATGCTGCGAGCTCGCCGCATCCCGACCATCGTGAATGTCGATGGACTCGAATGGAAGCGCGAGAAGTGGAGCGCTCTGGGAAAGGCCGTGTTCCGAGCCGGCGCGCACGTGACCGCGAAATGGTCGACGGAGCGCGTTGTCGATGCGCGTACGATCGGCGACGCCTGGCAGAGCCGGTTCGGTGTCGGAGGCGAGTTCATTCCCTACGGTGCCGACGTCCCCCCGCCCCTCCCCGTTGAACCGGGGTTCGAGCACCGGGGCTACGCCCTGCTCGTGGCGCGCTTCGTCCCGGAGAACACCGTCGGTCCGTTCTTCGATGCGGCCGAACGTCTTGCGCAAACGCACGACGTCATCGCCGTGGGTTCAGCGGGATACGGGGGCGAACTCGACGAGCGCGCCGCAACTCTCGACGCTCGCCTCCCCCGCTTCCACTGGTTCGGTCACGTCCACGACGATCAGCGCCTGCACAGCCTCTGGCAGCACGCGGGTGCTTACTTCCACGGCCACAACGTGGGGGGCACCAACCCCGCCCTGGTCCAGGCGATGGCGGCGGGCGCACCGATCGTCGCTCGCGACACGGTGCACAGCCGCGAGGTCCTCGGCTCCGCCGCCGGGGAGTTCACCGGCCCTGAGCCGGCGAAGATCGAAGCGGCCCTGCGAGGCCTTCTGACGGACCCGGAACGACAGCAACGTCTCAGCGAGGCGGCAGTACGTCGTGCCCGGGACGCTTATTCGTGGGAAAGCGTGAACGCTGCCTACGAGCGCCTCCTCCGGTCGCATCTGCGTCCCGACGGGGACGACGCACCTCGACCCAATCGGCAGGAACGGGAAGGCTGA
- a CDS encoding DapH/DapD/GlmU-related protein, with protein sequence MGIAGKIIHEQRERLREAGSDRWRIVSAQLAAKVGPMALRGVLLSPRLGSVTGIPLIGRGVRVRNAHLVHAGSDLIVEDFAEIQGLSRDGIRFGDRVSIGTGTLIRPSSYYSRAIGVGLVMGDGSSLSPGCYIGCSGGVTIGEKTMLGPGVRVFAEDHVMSDPSIDVKSQGVEWSPITIGSGCWIASGVTITSGVTIGDGAVVAAGAVVTRDVPAGAVYGGIPARELKSRSAP encoded by the coding sequence ATGGGCATCGCCGGAAAGATCATCCACGAGCAGCGTGAACGTCTGCGCGAGGCCGGCAGTGATCGGTGGCGCATCGTGAGCGCGCAGCTCGCCGCGAAGGTCGGGCCGATGGCACTTCGCGGAGTCCTGCTCTCCCCCCGTCTCGGTTCGGTGACAGGCATCCCCCTCATCGGGCGCGGAGTCCGCGTGCGCAATGCGCACCTCGTGCACGCCGGGTCGGACCTCATCGTCGAGGACTTCGCCGAGATCCAGGGCCTGAGTCGCGATGGCATCCGCTTCGGTGACCGGGTCTCGATCGGCACCGGAACGCTCATCCGTCCCAGCAGCTACTACTCCCGCGCCATCGGGGTGGGACTCGTCATGGGCGACGGCAGCAGCTTGTCGCCCGGGTGCTACATCGGCTGCTCCGGTGGTGTGACGATCGGCGAGAAGACGATGCTCGGCCCCGGCGTCCGGGTGTTCGCCGAAGACCACGTAATGAGCGATCCTTCGATCGATGTGAAGTCACAGGGCGTCGAGTGGTCTCCCATCACCATCGGCTCCGGATGCTGGATCGCGAGCGGCGTGACCATCACCTCCGGCGTGACCATCGGCGACGGTGCCGTCGTCGCCGCCGGTGCGGTGGTGACCCGCGACGTGCCGGCCGGCGCCGTCTACGGGGGCATTCCCGCTCGAGAGCTCAAGTCGCGGAGCGCTCCGTGA
- a CDS encoding glycosyltransferase family 4 protein: MTRRRRCIVVHPSDEMYGADRVLLEVLRTAPADLDVEVWLPTDVDYPDRQLSRALQDAGIPVRLLALPIMRRAYLRPGRLPGLAWRALTASLRLLVARPDLVYLNTAAASLAAPAARASGARVVLHLHEHIDERSRAVLPFLRFAHRIVAVSSAVADVLPDALRSRTRVVNNGFDSAPPAPLPTFADGIRVVVASRWNAWKGHTVLLAAWGAARRDDLRLEVLGDRPPSGEAVDVPALVATSPRRASITVTGPTSDVRAYLDAAHVVVVPSVLPDPLPTIAIEALGAGRALLASDSGGLREIAGDSPLLVAPGDVDAWTAALEGLDEESVRAAAGSARARFDELFSRDTFDRRIRAELWDLVPRS; the protein is encoded by the coding sequence GTGACCCGTCGCCGGCGTTGCATCGTCGTGCATCCCTCCGACGAGATGTACGGCGCGGATCGTGTGCTGCTCGAGGTCCTGCGGACCGCGCCGGCAGATCTCGACGTCGAAGTGTGGCTGCCGACCGACGTCGACTACCCCGACCGCCAGCTCTCGCGAGCGCTCCAGGATGCCGGGATCCCGGTGCGTCTTCTCGCGTTGCCGATCATGCGCCGGGCGTACTTGCGTCCCGGCCGTCTGCCGGGCCTGGCCTGGCGCGCGTTGACCGCGAGTCTGCGGCTATTGGTCGCGCGACCGGACCTCGTGTACCTCAACACCGCTGCCGCCTCGCTGGCCGCTCCGGCCGCCCGCGCATCAGGAGCGCGTGTCGTCCTGCACCTGCACGAGCACATCGACGAACGTTCACGCGCCGTCCTCCCGTTCCTCCGCTTCGCGCACCGCATCGTCGCGGTCAGCTCGGCGGTGGCGGACGTGCTGCCGGACGCTCTCCGCTCCCGCACCCGCGTCGTCAACAATGGCTTCGACTCCGCACCGCCAGCTCCCCTGCCGACTTTCGCGGACGGCATCCGCGTCGTCGTCGCCAGCCGCTGGAACGCCTGGAAGGGTCACACGGTTCTCCTCGCGGCGTGGGGGGCCGCGAGGCGCGACGATCTGCGCCTCGAGGTCTTGGGCGATCGCCCGCCGAGCGGAGAGGCCGTCGACGTGCCCGCCCTCGTCGCGACGTCGCCGCGCCGCGCGAGCATCACCGTCACCGGGCCGACCTCGGACGTGCGCGCGTATCTCGACGCCGCGCACGTGGTCGTCGTTCCCAGCGTGCTGCCCGACCCGCTCCCCACGATCGCCATCGAAGCGCTCGGAGCCGGGCGCGCACTGCTGGCGAGCGACAGCGGGGGTCTTCGCGAGATCGCGGGCGACAGCCCTCTCCTCGTCGCTCCCGGCGACGTCGACGCATGGACGGCGGCACTCGAGGGCCTGGACGAGGAGAGCGTTCGTGCCGCCGCCGGCTCCGCCCGCGCCCGCTTCGATGAGCTCTTCTCGCGAGACACCTTCGACCGCCGCATCCGCGCCGAGCTCTGGGACCTGGTGCCCCGATCGTGA
- the tuf gene encoding elongation factor Tu has translation MAKAKFERTKPHVNIGTIGHVDHGKTTLTAAISKVLADKFPSATNVQRDFASIDSAPEERQRGITINISHVEYETPKRHYAHVDAPGHADYIKNMITGAAQMDGAILVVAATDGPMAQTREHVLLAKQVGVPYLLVALNKSDMVDDEEILELVELEVRELLSSQDFDGDNAPVVRVSGLKALEGDEQWVNSIVELMEAVDESIPDPVRDKDKPFLMPIEDVFTITGRGTVVTGRAERGTLAINSEVEIVGIRPTQKTTVTGIEMFHKQLDEAWAGENCGLLLRGTKRDDVERGQVVVKPGSVTPHTNFEGTAYILSKEEGGRHNPFFTNYRPQFYFRTTDVTGVITLPEGTEMVMPGDTTEMSVELIQPIAMEEGLGYAIREGGRTVGAGTVTKILK, from the coding sequence GTGGCTAAGGCCAAGTTCGAGCGGACCAAGCCGCACGTGAACATCGGAACGATCGGTCACGTCGACCACGGCAAGACCACGCTCACCGCTGCCATCTCGAAGGTGCTCGCCGACAAGTTCCCGTCGGCCACCAACGTCCAGCGTGACTTCGCGTCGATCGACTCGGCGCCGGAAGAGCGTCAGCGCGGTATCACCATCAACATCTCGCACGTCGAGTACGAGACCCCGAAGCGTCACTACGCTCACGTCGACGCGCCCGGCCACGCCGACTACATCAAGAACATGATCACCGGTGCCGCTCAGATGGACGGCGCGATCCTCGTGGTCGCCGCCACCGACGGCCCGATGGCTCAGACCCGTGAGCACGTTCTGCTCGCCAAGCAGGTCGGCGTTCCCTACCTGCTCGTCGCGCTGAACAAGAGCGACATGGTCGACGACGAGGAGATCCTGGAGCTCGTCGAGCTCGAGGTTCGCGAGCTGCTGTCGTCGCAGGACTTCGACGGCGACAACGCCCCCGTCGTCCGCGTCTCGGGCCTCAAGGCTCTCGAGGGTGACGAGCAGTGGGTCAACTCGATCGTCGAGCTCATGGAAGCCGTCGACGAGTCGATCCCCGACCCGGTGCGTGACAAGGACAAGCCGTTCCTCATGCCCATCGAGGACGTCTTCACCATCACCGGTCGTGGAACGGTCGTCACGGGCCGCGCCGAGCGCGGTACCCTCGCGATCAACTCCGAGGTCGAGATCGTCGGCATCCGCCCGACGCAGAAGACCACGGTCACGGGTATCGAGATGTTCCACAAGCAGCTCGACGAGGCCTGGGCCGGCGAGAACTGTGGTCTGCTCCTCCGCGGCACCAAGCGTGACGACGTCGAGCGCGGCCAGGTCGTCGTGAAGCCCGGTTCGGTCACCCCGCACACCAACTTCGAGGGCACGGCGTACATCCTGTCCAAGGAAGAGGGCGGCCGCCACAACCCGTTCTTCACGAACTACCGCCCGCAGTTCTACTTCCGCACCACGGACGTGACCGGCGTCATCACGCTGCCCGAGGGCACCGAGATGGTCATGCCCGGTGACACCACCGAGATGTCGGTCGAGCTCATCCAGCCGATCGCCATGGAAGAGGGCCTCGGCTACGCGATCCGTGAGGGTGGCCGCACCGTCGGTGCCGGTACCGTCACCAAGATCCTCAAGTAA
- the fusA gene encoding elongation factor G — MAQDVLTDLHKVRNIGIMAHIDAGKTTTTERILFYTGVNHKIGETHDGAATTDWMEQEQERGITITSAAVTCFWEKNQINIIDTPGHVDFTVEVERSLRVLDGAVAVFDGKEGVEPQSETVWRQADKYDVPRICFVNKMDKLGADFYFTVDTIVNRLKAKPLVIQLPIGAENDFVGVVDLVYMRALVWPGDAKGDVTMGAKYEIQEIPADLVEKAQEYREKLLETVAESDDALLEKYFGGEELTHEEIKGAIRKMTIASEVYPVLCGSAFKNRGVQPMLDAVVDYLPSPLDVPAIEAHDPKDEEVVIERHADRDEPFAALAFKIVTHPFFGRLTYIRVYSGHLDSGAQVVNATKGKKERIGKIFQMHANKEMPVESVTAGHIYAVIGLKDTTTGDTLCDPANQVVLESMTFPEPVIEVAIEPKTKADQEKLGVAIQKLAEEDPTFRVEQNAETGQTVIKGMGELHLDILVDRMKREFKVEANVGKPQVAYRETIRKSVERHDYTHKKQTGGSGQFAKIQFAIEPLEVTADKTYEFENKVTGGRIPREYISPTDQGFQDAMNVGVLAGYPMVGVKAILLDGASHDVDSSEMAFKIAGSMGFKEAVRKANPTILEPIMAVEVRTPEEYMGDVIGDLNSRRGQIQSMEDAAGVKVVRANVPLSEMFGYIGDLRSKTSGRAVYSMEFDSYADVPKAVADEIIQKNKGE, encoded by the coding sequence GTGGCACAAGACGTGCTCACCGACCTGCACAAGGTCCGCAACATCGGCATCATGGCGCACATCGATGCCGGCAAGACCACGACGACCGAGCGCATCCTGTTCTACACGGGCGTCAACCACAAGATCGGTGAGACGCACGATGGTGCGGCGACCACCGACTGGATGGAGCAGGAGCAGGAGCGTGGCATCACGATCACCTCCGCTGCTGTGACCTGCTTCTGGGAAAAGAACCAGATCAACATCATCGACACCCCCGGTCACGTCGACTTCACGGTCGAGGTGGAGCGCTCGCTCCGCGTCCTCGACGGTGCCGTCGCCGTCTTCGACGGCAAGGAGGGCGTCGAGCCCCAGTCCGAGACCGTGTGGCGTCAGGCAGACAAGTACGACGTCCCCCGCATCTGCTTCGTCAACAAGATGGACAAGCTGGGCGCCGACTTCTACTTCACGGTCGACACCATCGTCAACCGCCTGAAGGCCAAGCCCCTCGTCATCCAGCTGCCGATCGGTGCCGAGAACGACTTCGTCGGCGTCGTCGACCTGGTCTACATGCGCGCTCTGGTCTGGCCCGGCGACGCCAAGGGTGATGTCACCATGGGCGCCAAGTACGAGATCCAGGAGATCCCGGCCGACCTCGTCGAGAAGGCGCAGGAGTACCGCGAGAAGCTCCTCGAGACCGTCGCCGAGTCCGACGACGCGCTGCTCGAGAAGTACTTCGGTGGCGAAGAGCTCACCCACGAGGAGATCAAGGGCGCCATCCGCAAGATGACGATCGCCAGCGAGGTCTACCCCGTGCTGTGCGGCTCGGCGTTCAAGAACCGCGGCGTGCAGCCCATGCTCGACGCCGTCGTCGACTACCTCCCCTCGCCCCTGGACGTGCCCGCCATCGAGGCGCACGACCCCAAGGACGAAGAGGTCGTCATCGAGCGCCACGCCGACCGCGACGAGCCCTTCGCGGCCCTCGCGTTCAAGATCGTGACGCACCCGTTCTTCGGTCGCCTCACCTACATCCGCGTCTACTCGGGTCACCTCGACTCCGGCGCCCAGGTCGTCAACGCGACCAAGGGCAAGAAGGAGCGCATCGGGAAGATCTTCCAGATGCACGCCAACAAGGAGATGCCGGTCGAGTCGGTCACCGCCGGCCACATCTACGCCGTCATCGGCCTCAAGGACACCACCACCGGTGACACCCTGTGCGACCCGGCCAACCAGGTCGTCCTCGAGTCGATGACGTTCCCGGAGCCGGTCATCGAGGTCGCGATCGAGCCCAAGACCAAGGCCGACCAGGAGAAGCTGGGTGTCGCCATCCAGAAGCTCGCTGAGGAAGACCCGACGTTCCGCGTCGAGCAGAACGCCGAGACCGGCCAGACCGTCATCAAGGGCATGGGCGAGCTCCACCTCGACATCCTGGTCGACCGCATGAAGCGCGAGTTCAAGGTCGAGGCCAACGTCGGCAAGCCCCAGGTGGCGTACCGCGAGACCATCCGCAAGTCGGTCGAGCGTCACGACTACACCCACAAGAAGCAGACCGGTGGTTCGGGTCAGTTCGCGAAGATCCAGTTCGCGATCGAGCCCCTCGAGGTCACGGCCGACAAGACCTACGAGTTCGAGAACAAGGTCACCGGTGGTCGTATCCCGCGCGAGTACATCTCGCCGACCGACCAGGGCTTCCAGGACGCCATGAACGTCGGCGTGCTCGCCGGCTACCCCATGGTGGGTGTCAAGGCGATCCTCCTCGACGGCGCCTCGCACGATGTCGACTCGTCGGAAATGGCGTTCAAGATCGCCGGCTCGATGGGCTTCAAGGAGGCCGTCCGCAAGGCGAACCCCACCATCCTCGAGCCGATCATGGCCGTCGAGGTGCGTACTCCCGAGGAGTACATGGGCGACGTCATCGGCGACCTGAACTCGCGTCGTGGCCAGATCCAGTCGATGGAAGACGCCGCCGGCGTCAAGGTCGTCCGGGCCAACGTGCCGCTGTCCGAGATGTTCGGCTACATCGGTGACCTGCGCTCGAAGACCTCGGGTCGCGCCGTCTACTCGATGGAGTTCGACAGCTACGCCGACGTCCCGAAGGCCGTGGCTGACGAGATCATCCAGAAGAACAAGGGCGAGTAA
- the rpsG gene encoding 30S ribosomal protein S7 gives MPRKGPAPKRPVVNDPVYGAPVVTQLVNKILVDGKKSIAEAIVYDALRGVEAKNSQDAVATLKKALDNVRPTLEVKSRRVGGSTYQVPVEVKPHRANTLALRWLVSYAKGRREKTMTERLQNEILDASNGLGAAVKRREDTHKMAESNRAFAHYRW, from the coding sequence ATGCCTCGTAAGGGTCCCGCCCCGAAGCGTCCCGTTGTCAACGACCCGGTGTACGGCGCTCCCGTCGTCACCCAGCTGGTCAACAAGATCCTCGTCGACGGCAAGAAGTCCATCGCCGAGGCGATCGTCTACGACGCTCTCCGCGGCGTCGAGGCGAAGAACAGCCAGGACGCCGTCGCCACGCTCAAGAAGGCGCTCGACAACGTCCGTCCCACCCTCGAGGTCAAGAGCCGCCGCGTCGGTGGCTCGACCTACCAGGTTCCCGTCGAGGTCAAGCCGCACCGCGCGAACACCCTCGCGCTGCGCTGGCTCGTGAGCTACGCGAAGGGTCGTCGTGAGAAGACGATGACCGAGCGTCTGCAGAACGAGATCCTCGACGCCTCGAACGGCCTCGGTGCCGCGGTCAAGCGCCGCGAAGACACCCACAAGATGGCCGAGTCGAACCGCGCCTTCGCGCACTACCGCTGGTAA